A genomic window from Ignavibacteria bacterium includes:
- a CDS encoding PKD domain-containing protein, with translation MTKRIIFTLSLLAVIMITAVFFRSNESTVYSDSVLNNVQSNVNNIRRTCGAMEDLEMQYKLDPSYKDRMAEMEKFVEKFAKEHSHKVGDKVVITIPVVVHVVWNTPIQNISDDQVLSQIDVLNKDFRRLNSDTVNTPAPWKSLGADCQIEFKMARRDPNGNPTLGITRTQTSVTEFGQSSSLKFTASGGHDAWDRDRYLNLWVANLGSQLLGYATFPGGSPALDGVAIGYNYFGTVGTLSPPYNKGRTATHEVGHWLWLYHIWGDDNGSCGGSDLVGDTPNQGAEYYGCPGYPTVDACSPSAPGVMFMNYMDYTDDACMNLFTQGQLTRINAAIGGPRLPLQSSNGHIDISGTPLCSFKADSLSILYNNPVQLRDQSAGIPTSWQWTFAGGTPPTSTSQNPTVTYATPGLYTVKLRVSNSFGADSLTKTSYIRVRGASLNTFNVLNPPTFTRIGVNSGDTSKVNFSWTKSSQNNTVNYKFKLRKIGGAVDYIFTSNSNGIDSVASVRRSLLDSIAVQMGVTGDSVRCTWRAWAYNGIDSLQSATSFIVTLVRSPIGIQVISSEIPQRFALYNNYPNPFNPVTNINFDIPNINGDKKVQVAVYDVLGNLVELIVNKELTAGKYSVDWNAVNYSSGIYFYRITAGSFTDTKKMILVK, from the coding sequence ATGACGAAACGAATTATTTTTACACTTTCCCTATTAGCCGTTATTATGATAACTGCTGTTTTTTTCAGAAGCAATGAATCGACTGTTTATTCTGACAGTGTACTCAATAATGTACAAAGCAATGTTAATAATATCAGGAGAACCTGCGGAGCAATGGAAGATCTTGAAATGCAGTACAAGCTGGATCCTTCATATAAAGACCGTATGGCTGAGATGGAAAAGTTTGTTGAAAAATTTGCGAAAGAACACAGCCATAAAGTTGGCGATAAAGTTGTAATTACAATTCCTGTTGTAGTTCATGTTGTATGGAATACACCCATACAGAATATATCCGATGATCAGGTACTTTCACAGATAGATGTATTGAACAAGGATTTCAGAAGGCTGAATTCAGACACTGTTAACACACCGGCACCATGGAAATCACTTGGAGCGGACTGCCAAATAGAATTCAAAATGGCAAGACGCGACCCCAACGGTAACCCGACACTCGGAATTACACGTACGCAAACAAGCGTAACTGAATTCGGGCAGAGCTCTTCACTGAAGTTCACTGCTTCAGGCGGACATGATGCATGGGATAGAGATAGATATTTAAACTTATGGGTCGCCAATTTAGGAAGCCAGCTTCTTGGTTATGCAACTTTCCCAGGCGGCAGCCCTGCCTTAGACGGTGTTGCAATAGGTTATAATTATTTTGGAACAGTTGGAACACTTTCTCCGCCCTATAATAAAGGCAGAACTGCAACTCACGAAGTGGGACACTGGCTGTGGCTTTACCATATATGGGGCGATGATAACGGTTCATGCGGGGGATCTGATCTGGTTGGTGATACACCAAACCAGGGTGCTGAATATTATGGATGTCCCGGGTATCCAACTGTGGATGCCTGTTCACCATCGGCACCCGGTGTGATGTTCATGAACTATATGGATTATACTGATGATGCATGTATGAACCTATTTACCCAGGGACAGTTAACCAGAATAAATGCAGCTATAGGCGGACCGAGATTACCGCTTCAATCTTCAAATGGTCATATTGATATAAGCGGAACACCACTATGCTCTTTTAAAGCAGATAGTTTATCAATACTTTACAATAATCCGGTACAGTTAAGAGATCAATCAGCAGGAATACCGACAAGCTGGCAATGGACATTTGCAGGAGGCACTCCGCCTACCTCAACATCACAGAACCCAACAGTTACTTATGCAACACCCGGCTTATATACAGTTAAACTCAGGGTCTCTAACAGCTTCGGCGCAGATTCGTTGACAAAAACTTCATATATAAGGGTTAGAGGAGCATCTTTAAATACTTTCAATGTTTTGAACCCGCCGACATTTACAAGGATTGGTGTGAATTCCGGAGATACTTCAAAAGTTAATTTTTCATGGACAAAAAGCTCACAAAACAATACGGTTAATTATAAATTTAAATTAAGAAAAATCGGCGGTGCTGTTGATTATATATTCACTTCAAATTCAAACGGAATTGATTCTGTTGCCTCTGTGAGAAGAAGTCTTCTTGATTCAATTGCAGTTCAAATGGGGGTTACGGGTGATTCTGTTCGCTGCACATGGCGCGCATGGGCATATAACGGAATTGATTCACTGCAATCTGCAACATCGTTTATTGTTACCCTTGTCCGCTCACCGATTGGTATTCAGGTAATTTCATCTGAAATTCCGCAAAGGTTTGCATTATATAACAACTATCCGAATCCGTTCAACCCGGTTACAAATATTAATTTTGATATACCTAATATCAACGGAGATAAAAAAGTTCAGGTAGCTGTATATGATGTACTTGGCAATCTTGTTGAACTGATCGTAAACAAGGAGCTGACCGCAGGGAAATATTCGGTTGACTGGAATGCTGTAAATTATTCCAGCGGTATTTATTTTTACCGTATCACAGCAGGAAGCTTTACTGACACAAAAAAAATGATTTTAGTAAAATAA
- a CDS encoding T9SS type A sorting domain-containing protein — protein MKSYKTTVYSLTLFALLSITAYFSFNAFVFKNESVTSLSPKYSQVRIFATNENDFHRMNDAGLHIDHANSKLGHFLDAWLSDYEIGLLIKSGVSYEILVDDWMTYYNSQPKMTNAEINDQMIQTYVKDNITHSIYGSMGGYMTYNEVVAKLDSMRMWYPQFISEKFSIGTTYENRNMWCVRVTNGPNAPTGRPEVLMHALIHAREPESMETQFYYMFWLFENYNTDPIARYILNNREIYWIPVFNADGYVHNQTTNPNGGGMWRANKHLTSPPSLTCGPVDPNRNFGTYQFWNSPNGGSSTDACNGGQGTYRGTLPFSELETQNIKAFVNSRNFKTAFSAHTHGNLLIKPWCWQDPVGTPDDAIFNIFLADMKAVNGYTTGFPSQTVGYQVRGGTDDWYYNDSGHAKIFSITPETGTSFWPAQNQIIPLAQGMLHANQYIALVAGPYVNYISSNFNQSSYTPGSSGSFKVRFRNKGVMTANNTKIILTPANANVTIPTQQLTYNLAMMQQDSATFNFTVSGSAANNCYIPCFLTIKQDTATIYTQGVYIPVGTPTPTVVLDDNAGSFANWTAGGTATTWNTTTLQSHTAPSSFSESPSGNYPANCDLHMTLTTPLNVNTNPVVTLSFWHRYATELDFDYCKVEVSSDGGSNWQLVKQYTGTNTTWTQQTFDISPYANGSTNLKVRFRLTSDAGLQADGWYVDDINISKYCVSAITGIGINNGLPVNFSLEQNFPNPFNPATVIKYQLPKSSFVKLKVYDLLGKEVASLINSQVEAGYHQAEFNGSNLSSGLYIYKLETDGFTDVKKMILVK, from the coding sequence ATGAAAAGCTATAAAACTACTGTTTATTCTTTAACATTATTCGCTTTGTTAAGTATTACGGCTTATTTTTCTTTTAACGCATTTGTATTTAAAAATGAGAGTGTAACATCACTTTCTCCAAAGTATTCGCAGGTACGGATTTTTGCTACCAATGAAAATGATTTTCACAGAATGAACGATGCAGGTCTTCATATAGACCATGCTAATTCAAAATTAGGACATTTTCTTGATGCATGGCTATCTGATTACGAGATAGGCCTGCTGATAAAGTCAGGGGTAAGTTATGAAATTCTGGTTGATGACTGGATGACATATTATAACTCACAGCCAAAGATGACCAATGCTGAAATAAATGACCAGATGATCCAGACTTATGTTAAAGATAATATAACACATTCGATTTACGGCTCAATGGGCGGATACATGACATATAATGAGGTGGTTGCCAAGCTGGATTCAATGAGAATGTGGTACCCGCAGTTCATATCTGAAAAATTTTCTATAGGTACTACTTACGAAAACAGGAATATGTGGTGCGTAAGAGTCACCAACGGACCAAATGCTCCAACAGGCAGGCCTGAAGTATTGATGCATGCACTTATTCATGCGCGCGAGCCTGAAAGTATGGAAACACAGTTCTATTATATGTTCTGGCTATTTGAAAATTATAATACTGATCCCATTGCCAGGTATATTCTAAATAACAGGGAAATTTACTGGATACCTGTATTTAATGCTGATGGATATGTACATAACCAGACAACAAATCCGAATGGTGGAGGAATGTGGAGAGCAAATAAACATTTGACAAGTCCGCCCAGCTTAACATGCGGACCGGTCGACCCGAACAGGAACTTCGGAACTTATCAGTTCTGGAATTCGCCAAACGGCGGTTCAAGCACCGATGCATGCAACGGAGGCCAGGGAACTTACCGGGGAACATTACCATTTTCTGAGCTTGAAACACAGAACATAAAAGCGTTTGTAAATTCACGGAACTTTAAAACTGCATTCAGCGCACATACACACGGAAATCTGTTAATAAAACCCTGGTGCTGGCAGGATCCTGTAGGTACACCTGATGATGCGATATTTAATATTTTTCTTGCAGATATGAAAGCAGTTAACGGGTATACAACAGGATTTCCTTCACAGACAGTTGGTTACCAGGTTAGAGGCGGTACAGATGACTGGTATTACAATGACTCAGGGCATGCAAAAATTTTCAGTATAACCCCGGAAACCGGTACTAGCTTCTGGCCGGCACAAAACCAGATAATACCATTGGCACAGGGGATGCTGCATGCTAATCAGTATATAGCACTTGTAGCTGGTCCGTATGTTAATTATATCAGTTCTAACTTCAACCAGTCATCTTATACACCGGGCAGCTCAGGCAGCTTTAAAGTCAGGTTCCGTAACAAGGGTGTAATGACCGCAAATAATACCAAAATAATTTTAACGCCGGCTAATGCAAATGTTACAATCCCGACTCAGCAGCTTACCTATAACCTGGCTATGATGCAGCAGGATAGCGCAACATTCAATTTTACAGTCTCTGGTTCGGCTGCAAATAACTGTTACATACCCTGCTTTTTAACTATAAAGCAGGATACGGCAACAATTTATACACAGGGCGTATACATTCCTGTTGGTACACCAACCCCTACCGTAGTTTTGGATGATAATGCAGGTTCATTTGCCAACTGGACAGCAGGCGGAACAGCAACAACATGGAATACAACAACATTGCAGTCACATACTGCACCCAGCTCATTTTCTGAAAGTCCTTCAGGTAACTACCCTGCAAACTGTGATCTTCATATGACACTGACAACACCGCTGAATGTAAACACAAATCCTGTAGTAACACTTAGCTTCTGGCACCGTTATGCAACAGAGCTGGATTTTGATTACTGTAAAGTTGAAGTTTCCAGCGATGGCGGTTCAAACTGGCAGCTTGTTAAACAATATACCGGTACTAATACTACATGGACTCAGCAGACATTTGATATTTCTCCGTATGCAAACGGTTCTACAAATTTAAAGGTCCGTTTCAGGCTTACCAGTGATGCAGGATTGCAGGCTGACGGCTGGTATGTTGATGATATAAATATTTCCAAGTATTGTGTCAGTGCTATAACAGGAATTGGTATCAATAACGGCTTACCTGTAAATTTCTCACTTGAACAGAACTTTCCTAATCCGTTCAATCCTGCCACAGTTATTAAATACCAGCTGCCTAAATCCTCTTTTGTAAAATTGAAAGTATATGATCTGCTTGGAAAAGAAGTAGCATCACTTATAAATTCACAAGTAGAAGCAGGTTATCACCAGGCTGAGTTCAATGGCAGCAATCTTTCAAGCGGTTTATATATTTATAAGCTTGAAACTGACGGATTTACGGATGTGAAGAAGATGATACTGGTAAAATAA
- a CDS encoding T9SS type A sorting domain-containing protein — MLKKRILFIILLLLIPVILFINITGTGDNTASGTKGKIPGAPAEDWFEKQRAFPYDEIPDKKHTEALNYVKQMPVFQGTQPLPWIPAGPTNIEGRITSLAIHPANPQIVYAATANGGLWKSTNFCQSWVSVFDNQNTSSIGAIAIDPLNGEIIYCATGEANSLRSYYPGTGVYKSTNGGSSWSYIGLDNTYSFGNIVINPVNTQIVYAAAIGSTRRKNTERGIYRSSNGGLTWNQSLYLSDSVGAIDVAIDPLNPDKLFAAMWERQRREDYIKYGGPMSALYMTTNGGINWSVVNGGFPSNAADLGRISIDISRSNPQVVYALTAYSNGNTRGLYKSVNGGLNWSLVNSSAAGSSNYAWFNRICKVNPINSDQVICGGLNMERSTNGGTTFSSIFTSHVDQHAVAFSVSNPNFLVFGNDGGVDYSTNGGVSWQESTQLPVTQFYAGDIDNNNPSLILGGTQDNGTLRTTGPAGSWQSIYSGDGFYCLVDYTNSQRVYASSQNGGLGRSTNGGASFTGATSGLDLTYTNWMTPYVMDKNNPLVLYCGTYKIHKSTNGMQSWTAISPDLTNGHVQNLGTITTVDVAKSDPNVIYCGTDDANVWVTTNGGSNWTKINSGLPYRWITRVTIHPEFANICYVTLSGYKTDSTGAHVYKTTNFGASWSSISSNLPNAPVNDILIDPAFLSTLYLATDVGVMISTNEGANWSVYSSGIPSNVPCHDLTLHNGTRKLVVWTHGRSAFSTTVNPLGITVHNGVPEKFSLFQNYPNPFNPITTIKYSLPPNNGNENDISLQVFDISGRLAAVLLRQKQSPGVYEVTFDAGNMASGIYFYRLTTGTVTETRKMLLVK; from the coding sequence ATGCTGAAAAAAAGAATACTATTTATAATTTTATTGCTGTTAATACCGGTAATATTGTTCATCAATATTACCGGTACCGGTGATAACACCGCATCCGGAACAAAAGGTAAAATTCCCGGAGCGCCTGCAGAAGACTGGTTTGAAAAACAAAGAGCATTTCCTTATGATGAAATTCCTGATAAAAAGCATACAGAAGCATTGAATTATGTTAAACAAATGCCTGTTTTTCAAGGCACACAGCCATTGCCATGGATTCCCGCAGGACCAACTAATATAGAAGGCAGAATAACATCACTTGCTATACATCCTGCCAACCCGCAAATAGTTTATGCTGCAACAGCTAACGGCGGATTGTGGAAATCAACCAACTTTTGCCAAAGCTGGGTAAGTGTATTTGATAATCAAAATACTTCTTCCATAGGTGCAATTGCAATTGACCCGCTGAACGGCGAAATTATTTATTGTGCTACCGGGGAAGCCAACTCACTCAGAAGCTACTACCCGGGCACTGGAGTTTATAAATCTACAAATGGCGGTAGCTCATGGAGCTACATAGGGCTGGATAATACTTACAGCTTCGGCAATATTGTGATAAACCCGGTAAACACCCAAATTGTTTATGCGGCAGCAATAGGCTCAACCAGGAGAAAAAATACCGAAAGGGGAATTTACAGATCGTCAAATGGCGGTCTAACATGGAACCAGTCATTATATTTATCTGATTCCGTTGGCGCAATTGATGTGGCAATAGATCCCTTAAATCCCGATAAGCTATTCGCAGCAATGTGGGAAAGACAACGAAGGGAAGATTACATTAAATACGGCGGCCCTATGAGCGCGCTTTATATGACTACCAATGGCGGTATAAACTGGAGCGTTGTAAACGGAGGATTTCCTTCCAATGCAGCAGATCTTGGAAGAATTTCAATCGATATAAGCAGATCAAATCCGCAGGTAGTGTATGCATTAACCGCATACTCAAATGGTAATACAAGAGGATTGTATAAATCAGTTAATGGAGGCTTAAACTGGAGCCTGGTTAACTCATCTGCAGCGGGATCATCAAATTATGCATGGTTTAACCGGATTTGTAAAGTAAATCCCATAAATTCTGACCAGGTAATTTGCGGCGGATTGAATATGGAGCGCTCAACAAATGGCGGAACAACATTTTCCTCAATTTTTACATCACATGTTGACCAGCATGCTGTAGCTTTTTCAGTTTCAAATCCAAATTTTTTGGTATTCGGAAATGACGGAGGAGTTGATTATTCAACAAACGGCGGTGTTTCATGGCAGGAAAGCACTCAATTGCCCGTAACCCAGTTTTATGCGGGGGATATAGATAATAATAACCCCTCATTAATTTTAGGCGGAACGCAGGATAACGGAACGCTTAGAACTACCGGTCCGGCAGGCAGCTGGCAATCAATTTATAGCGGCGATGGTTTTTACTGCCTTGTCGATTATACAAATTCTCAGAGAGTTTATGCATCATCGCAGAACGGTGGACTTGGGCGCTCTACAAACGGTGGCGCAAGTTTTACAGGAGCTACTTCTGGTCTCGACCTGACATACACAAACTGGATGACACCGTATGTAATGGATAAAAATAATCCACTGGTGTTGTATTGCGGTACTTATAAAATTCACAAATCAACAAACGGTATGCAGAGCTGGACTGCAATCAGCCCTGATCTGACAAACGGGCATGTTCAGAACCTTGGTACTATCACAACGGTTGATGTGGCAAAATCAGACCCGAATGTGATCTACTGCGGAACGGATGACGCGAATGTGTGGGTTACAACCAATGGCGGAAGCAACTGGACAAAAATAAACAGCGGGCTGCCGTACAGGTGGATAACAAGAGTTACAATTCACCCGGAGTTCGCCAACATATGTTATGTAACTTTATCGGGATACAAAACTGATTCAACCGGGGCGCATGTTTATAAAACGACAAATTTCGGAGCATCATGGAGCTCAATCTCATCAAATCTGCCTAATGCACCGGTCAATGATATTCTTATCGATCCTGCTTTTTTATCCACATTATACCTCGCAACAGATGTTGGTGTAATGATCAGTACAAATGAAGGTGCAAACTGGTCTGTATATTCTTCTGGGATACCTTCAAATGTTCCATGTCACGATCTTACCCTGCATAACGGAACAAGAAAACTTGTGGTTTGGACCCATGGCCGAAGCGCTTTTTCTACTACTGTTAATCCGCTTGGTATTACAGTTCATAACGGAGTTCCTGAAAAATTCAGCTTATTTCAAAACTATCCCAACCCGTTTAATCCGATAACAACGATTAAATATTCCTTACCTCCAAATAATGGCAACGAAAATGATATAAGCCTTCAGGTTTTTGATATTAGCGGCAGGCTTGCAGCTGTACTATTGCGTCAGAAACAATCCCCGGGTGTTTACGAGGTTACTTTTGATGCAGGTAATATGGCTAGCGGAATTTATTTTTACAGGCTTACAACAGGAACGGTCACCGAAACCCGTAAAATGCTTCTGGTTAAATAA